A single window of Rubrobacter aplysinae DNA harbors:
- the plsY gene encoding glycerol-3-phosphate 1-O-acyltransferase PlsY, whose product MLAVILVLIGYLVGAIPTGYLVCRALGVDLRTVGSGNIGTANAYRAAGKKAFVATLVGDLLKGLAPVVFARLLTDNDWVVAAVALAALIGHCWPVYLGFKGGKAVATAAGTSIGLAPPVGLLMFVVWWAVVLVSRYTSLAALVLAVIGPLLFIVTGQPVAYLVYAACACILIVERHKGNVKALLNGTERKFGASKSGTSRTSKTSKSPAGKG is encoded by the coding sequence ATGTTGGCAGTAATCCTTGTATTGATCGGGTATCTGGTAGGGGCCATCCCCACGGGTTATCTGGTGTGCCGGGCGCTCGGGGTGGACCTGCGCACGGTCGGCAGCGGTAACATCGGCACGGCGAACGCCTACCGGGCGGCGGGGAAGAAGGCTTTCGTCGCCACCCTGGTCGGTGATCTGCTCAAGGGCCTCGCGCCGGTCGTTTTCGCCCGGTTGCTCACGGACAACGACTGGGTAGTGGCGGCGGTGGCTCTCGCCGCGTTAATCGGGCACTGCTGGCCGGTGTATCTCGGGTTCAAGGGGGGCAAGGCCGTGGCGACCGCCGCCGGCACCTCGATAGGGCTCGCCCCGCCGGTCGGCCTCCTGATGTTCGTGGTGTGGTGGGCCGTGGTGCTGGTCAGCCGCTATACCTCGCTGGCTGCGCTGGTGCTGGCCGTGATCGGACCCTTGCTGTTTATCGTCACCGGGCAGCCCGTGGCCTACCTGGTGTACGCGGCCTGCGCCTGCATCCTGATAGTCGAGCGTCACAAGGGCAACGTGAAGGCGCTCTTGAACGGCACCGAAAGAAAGTTCGGAGCCTCTAAATCCGGAACATCCCGTACGTCTAAAACATCCAAGAGTCCCGCCGGAAAGGGTTGA
- the hisF gene encoding imidazole glycerol phosphate synthase subunit HisF, which translates to MGLTVRIIPCLDVDAGRVVKGTQFENLRDAGDPVELAARYDAAGADEIVFYDITASAEQRDTATALARAAAEEVFIPYTIGGGVRTPDDMRSMLRAGADKVSINSAAVRTPEIIDEGAARFGSQCVVLSVDVKRSESDESIGERPESPPSWEVYLNGGRVNTGLDAVEWLVEGERRGAGEFVLNSMDSDGMETGYDLDLISEVAARTEAPIIASGGAGSPEHMVAAVKAGAGAVLAASIFHFGEYTIADVKHELDAAGIPVR; encoded by the coding sequence ATGGGGCTGACCGTCAGGATAATACCCTGCCTCGACGTCGACGCCGGGCGGGTCGTGAAAGGTACCCAGTTCGAAAACCTCCGTGACGCCGGGGACCCGGTCGAGCTCGCCGCCCGCTACGACGCCGCAGGGGCGGACGAGATCGTGTTCTACGACATCACCGCCTCGGCGGAGCAGCGGGACACGGCGACCGCCCTCGCCCGTGCGGCCGCGGAAGAGGTCTTCATCCCGTACACGATAGGCGGGGGGGTGCGTACCCCGGACGACATGCGCTCCATGCTGCGCGCGGGTGCGGACAAGGTCTCCATAAACTCCGCCGCCGTGCGGACGCCAGAGATAATAGACGAGGGCGCGGCCCGCTTCGGCAGCCAGTGCGTAGTCCTCAGCGTGGACGTGAAGCGCAGCGAGAGCGACGAAAGCATCGGAGAACGGCCTGAATCCCCGCCGAGCTGGGAGGTGTACCTCAACGGTGGTCGGGTAAACACGGGCCTGGACGCCGTCGAGTGGCTCGTAGAGGGCGAGCGTCGCGGGGCCGGGGAGTTCGTGCTGAACAGCATGGACTCCGACGGCATGGAAACCGGCTACGACCTGGACCTGATCTCCGAGGTCGCCGCCCGCACAGAGGCCCCGATCATAGCCTCCGGTGGGGCCGGCAGCCCGGAGCACATGGTCGCGGCCGTGAAGGCCGGCGCGGGGGCGGTGCTGGCCGCCAGCATCTTCCACTTCGGTGAGTACACGATAGCGGACGTAAAACACGAGCTGGACGCGGCGGGGATACCCGTTAGATGA
- a CDS encoding HAD-IB family hydrolase, with protein sequence MAGGALDGGLNEVYRGKNVLLTGGTGFVGTALVEKALRSLPDLGRLYLLVRPAGSKTAAERFDQDVLGSPAFGRLRECFGEDFDERVWSKLRIVAGDVHAPSAGLGEDDLAELSREVDVVIHSAASVVFDAPLDAALDSNVDGTLGMLGLARGWERSPLFVHVSTAYTAGKRSGLVEEETPGAYSPNGTPIDAASEVASLRRVVEEVERASREKGVTDRLRDEARRDVSDSSGETREKKAEELRLEWVRERLVERGNSRASELGWHDVYTFTKSLAERRVLAERGDLPVVILRPAIIESSHREPYPGWIQGTRMADPIIMAYGRGLLQEFPGDPESQVDVVPVDHVVNATLAVGALRPDTPEVFQVASGDRNPLKYREFYEHVRDYFTENPMRDSGGRPIQAPEWSFPGRRAVEGRLKAELIGLSLGNKLAARLPDGHLVADLRGRMTRAEKRARMNLYYSSIYGGYANVAAIFSTKRTISLYRRLNESDRQEFPFDITELHWGRWLRETHLPALTTRPDRKKRRAKEEGGEVAAIFDVDGTMLRSNVVVSYAMLRMQEMPRALRPVWMLQFLARVPYYWGLDQLSRAHFNRAFYKNYAGWTPERARRLAKGRFAEHTLEKMYPEALENLREHHRQGHRVVILSGALDFVLEPLGDLADDVLCASLKQEDGVYTGEISGPPVAGDARARMLASFARKQGIDLSRSYAYADSISDLPMMEAVGNPVAVNPDRRLAAAARGKGWEVRRWENGAGGPE encoded by the coding sequence GTGGCCGGTGGTGCGCTGGACGGGGGCCTTAACGAGGTCTACCGGGGCAAGAATGTCCTGCTCACGGGCGGCACGGGTTTCGTCGGGACGGCGCTGGTCGAGAAGGCGCTCAGGAGCCTGCCCGACCTCGGCCGGCTGTATCTGCTCGTAAGGCCCGCGGGGTCCAAGACCGCCGCCGAACGCTTTGACCAAGACGTGCTCGGCTCGCCGGCCTTTGGGCGGCTGCGCGAGTGTTTCGGCGAGGACTTTGACGAGCGGGTGTGGAGCAAGCTGAGGATCGTTGCGGGCGACGTACACGCCCCCTCCGCCGGGCTCGGGGAGGATGATCTCGCCGAGCTCTCAAGGGAGGTGGACGTCGTGATCCACTCCGCCGCCTCGGTCGTCTTCGACGCGCCGCTGGACGCCGCGCTCGACTCCAACGTGGACGGCACGCTCGGGATGCTGGGGCTGGCCCGGGGCTGGGAGCGGAGCCCACTTTTCGTCCACGTCTCGACGGCCTACACCGCCGGTAAGCGCAGCGGGCTCGTCGAAGAAGAGACCCCGGGAGCATACTCCCCGAACGGCACCCCGATAGACGCCGCCAGCGAGGTGGCCTCGCTCCGGCGGGTAGTCGAGGAGGTCGAGCGCGCCTCGCGCGAGAAGGGTGTCACGGATCGTCTCAGAGATGAAGCGCGGCGTGACGTCTCTGACTCTTCCGGCGAGACCAGGGAGAAGAAGGCCGAGGAGCTTCGTCTGGAGTGGGTGCGCGAACGCCTTGTCGAGCGCGGCAACAGCCGGGCTTCGGAGCTCGGCTGGCACGACGTGTATACGTTTACCAAGTCACTGGCCGAGCGGCGGGTGCTGGCCGAGCGCGGGGATCTGCCGGTCGTGATCCTGCGACCGGCGATCATCGAGAGCAGCCACCGTGAGCCTTACCCGGGTTGGATCCAGGGCACCCGCATGGCAGACCCCATAATCATGGCCTACGGGCGCGGGCTACTCCAGGAGTTCCCCGGCGACCCCGAGAGCCAGGTGGACGTGGTGCCAGTGGATCACGTCGTAAACGCTACCCTGGCCGTTGGGGCGCTGCGCCCCGATACTCCCGAGGTGTTCCAGGTAGCCTCCGGCGACCGCAACCCGCTCAAGTACCGGGAGTTCTACGAGCATGTCCGGGACTACTTCACCGAGAACCCGATGCGCGACTCCGGCGGGCGCCCGATACAGGCCCCCGAGTGGAGCTTCCCGGGCCGCCGCGCCGTCGAGGGCCGCCTCAAGGCGGAGCTCATAGGGCTCTCTCTCGGAAACAAACTCGCCGCCCGCCTGCCGGACGGCCACCTCGTGGCCGACCTCCGGGGCCGCATGACCCGCGCCGAGAAGCGCGCCAGGATGAACCTCTACTACAGCAGCATCTACGGTGGATACGCCAACGTCGCCGCCATATTCTCCACGAAGAGAACCATAAGCCTGTACCGCAGGTTGAATGAGAGTGACCGGCAGGAGTTCCCGTTCGACATCACGGAGCTCCACTGGGGGCGCTGGCTGCGGGAGACGCACCTGCCCGCGCTGACCACGAGGCCGGATCGCAAGAAGCGCCGGGCGAAAGAGGAGGGCGGCGAGGTGGCCGCGATCTTCGACGTGGACGGCACCATGCTGCGCTCCAACGTCGTCGTGAGCTACGCGATGCTCAGGATGCAGGAGATGCCGCGGGCGCTGCGTCCCGTGTGGATGCTGCAGTTCCTGGCCCGGGTGCCGTACTACTGGGGCCTGGATCAGCTCAGCCGCGCCCATTTCAACCGCGCCTTCTACAAGAACTACGCCGGGTGGACCCCGGAGCGGGCCCGGCGGCTGGCCAAGGGCCGCTTCGCCGAGCACACCCTGGAGAAGATGTACCCCGAGGCGCTGGAGAACCTGCGCGAGCACCACCGCCAGGGCCACCGGGTCGTGATCCTGTCGGGCGCGCTGGACTTCGTGCTCGAACCCCTCGGCGATCTGGCCGACGACGTGCTCTGTGCCAGCCTCAAGCAAGAGGACGGCGTGTACACCGGTGAGATCTCGGGCCCACCCGTAGCCGGAGACGCCCGGGCCAGAATGCTCGCCTCCTTCGCCCGCAAGCAGGGCATAGACCTCTCACGGTCCTACGCCTACGCCGACTCCATCTCCGACCTGCCGATGATGGAGGCCGTGGGAAACCCCGTAGCCGTGAACCCAGACCGCCGTCTAGCCGCCGCGGCCAGGGGCAAGGGCTGGGAGGTCCGGCGCTGGGAAAACGGAGCCGGAGGCCCCGAGTAG
- the trpE gene encoding anthranilate synthase component I has translation MVVRGTAPELTPSLGEARKLAREYDVVPVYREFIGDLETPISALMKFSDEESFFLLESAEAAERFGRYSFLGFDPKRTLTYRDGAYTVVDADGVREVPAEDPFRGLAEILGVRSVAPLENLPVFVGGAVGFFSYDAVRYVERLPDGSAPPDDLDVPEACFAVTDTLVVFDHLRHKVLVISLVDAGSLRDVEGEGFVTAYRRASDDIRRVAERLAAPTPRTSLSGGSLKPGFDLGSADSTFTRAGYAEAVERAKEYIRAGDAFQVVPSQRFSAGVGDLDPLLLYRGLRTVNPSPYMTYLKLGDLALVGASPEPLVRAEGGRVMTRPVAGTRWRGADAAEDEALAAELLADDKELAEHVMLVDLGRNDLGRVCEVGSVELERFMQVERYSHVMHIVSTVEGNLRAGLNALDALAAAFPAGTVSGAPKVRAMEIIDELEPTRRGPYAGATGYYGVDGRLDTCITLRTALLKDGAVYFQSGGGVVADSDPVAEYEESRNKARAIARALEVAASPGLWL, from the coding sequence GTGGTGGTTAGGGGCACCGCGCCGGAGCTGACGCCCTCTCTCGGTGAGGCCCGAAAGCTCGCCCGGGAGTACGACGTCGTGCCGGTGTACCGGGAGTTTATCGGGGATCTTGAGACCCCCATATCCGCGCTGATGAAGTTCTCCGACGAGGAGAGCTTTTTCTTGCTCGAGAGTGCGGAGGCCGCCGAGCGGTTCGGCCGCTACTCATTCCTGGGCTTCGACCCGAAGCGCACCCTAACCTACCGCGACGGGGCGTATACCGTAGTAGACGCCGACGGGGTGCGCGAGGTGCCCGCAGAGGACCCTTTCCGGGGGCTGGCCGAGATCCTGGGCGTGAGGAGCGTCGCGCCTCTGGAGAACCTCCCGGTCTTCGTCGGAGGCGCGGTGGGGTTCTTCTCCTACGACGCGGTACGCTACGTCGAGCGCCTGCCGGATGGCTCCGCGCCGCCGGACGACCTCGACGTGCCCGAGGCCTGCTTCGCCGTTACGGACACCCTGGTGGTCTTCGACCACCTGCGGCACAAGGTGCTCGTGATCTCACTTGTGGACGCGGGATCTCTACGTGACGTCGAGGGTGAAGGTTTCGTGACCGCCTATCGCCGGGCCTCCGACGACATCCGGCGCGTCGCCGAGCGGCTCGCCGCCCCCACGCCCCGAACCAGCCTCTCCGGCGGAAGCTTGAAGCCTGGCTTCGACCTCGGCTCGGCCGACTCGACCTTCACCCGCGCCGGGTACGCGGAGGCCGTCGAGAGGGCCAAGGAGTACATCCGGGCCGGCGACGCCTTCCAGGTGGTGCCCTCGCAAAGGTTCTCGGCCGGGGTGGGGGATCTCGATCCCCTGCTGCTCTACCGGGGGCTCAGGACGGTCAATCCCTCGCCGTACATGACGTATCTCAAGCTCGGGGATCTAGCGCTCGTGGGGGCCTCGCCGGAGCCTCTGGTCCGGGCAGAGGGCGGCCGGGTGATGACGCGGCCCGTCGCCGGCACCAGGTGGCGCGGCGCGGACGCCGCGGAAGACGAGGCTCTCGCTGCGGAGCTACTCGCCGACGACAAGGAACTGGCCGAGCACGTGATGCTCGTGGACCTGGGCCGCAACGACCTCGGGCGGGTGTGCGAGGTCGGTAGCGTGGAGCTTGAGCGGTTCATGCAGGTCGAGCGTTACTCACACGTAATGCACATCGTCTCCACGGTGGAGGGTAACCTGCGGGCCGGGCTAAACGCTCTCGACGCCCTGGCCGCCGCCTTCCCCGCCGGCACGGTCTCCGGCGCGCCCAAGGTGCGGGCGATGGAGATCATAGACGAGCTCGAACCCACCCGCCGCGGCCCCTACGCCGGAGCCACCGGCTACTACGGAGTGGACGGACGCCTGGATACTTGCATAACCCTCCGAACCGCACTCCTCAAAGACGGCGCCGTCTACTTCCAGTCCGGCGGCGGCGTCGTGGCCGACTCGGACCCCGTCGCCGAGTACGAGGAGTCCCGAAACAAGGCCCGGGCCATCGCCCGAGCCCTGGAGGTTGCCGCGAGCCCTGGCCTCTGGCTATAG
- a CDS encoding MFS transporter, translating to MRRLLILTCAIVLVDTVFFTALVPLVPYYSEEFGLSKFAVGVVNGSFGAGILLGAAPGAVLAARIGVRPTAIAGLALLSVTSLFFGFAGNVEALVLLRLGEGFGSAFSWIAAFTWLVSAAPEERRGQMIGTLIGSAVVGSLLGPVVGSAAAAFGIAPVLAGVAGIGALTLAATLLVPPPDSPETEPSFRSLGALLRPRPALGMALIALSPLLFSILVVLAPLELSGLGWGAAAIGAVFLVGAGFEATVHPLLGRVSDRAGYRLPVLSGLVLSALLLLALPLAGGAWIIALLVVLCAGAFNFSLTPGTALFTKSSEQAGVGQALGFGVTNVAWASGFAIGAPVGGALSDAGGDSLAYLTLAGVCVLALLWVRRVI from the coding sequence ATGCGACGATTACTGATCCTTACCTGCGCCATAGTACTGGTGGATACGGTCTTCTTTACGGCTCTCGTGCCCCTGGTACCGTACTATTCCGAAGAGTTCGGGCTCTCGAAGTTCGCGGTCGGGGTGGTGAACGGGTCCTTCGGGGCCGGCATCCTGCTCGGCGCGGCGCCGGGGGCCGTGCTCGCCGCCCGCATCGGGGTGCGGCCGACAGCGATAGCCGGGCTCGCGCTGCTCTCGGTCACGAGCCTGTTCTTCGGCTTCGCGGGCAACGTCGAGGCCCTGGTCCTGCTGCGGCTCGGCGAAGGTTTCGGGAGTGCGTTCTCCTGGATCGCGGCCTTCACCTGGCTGGTGTCGGCGGCCCCAGAGGAACGTCGCGGGCAGATGATCGGGACGCTCATAGGATCGGCGGTCGTAGGCTCGCTGCTCGGACCCGTGGTCGGGAGCGCGGCCGCCGCATTCGGCATAGCCCCGGTTCTGGCCGGCGTGGCGGGGATCGGGGCCCTGACGCTGGCGGCCACGCTCCTCGTGCCTCCTCCGGACTCCCCGGAGACCGAGCCCTCGTTCCGCTCGCTGGGGGCTCTGCTCCGCCCTCGGCCCGCCCTGGGGATGGCCCTGATAGCTCTTAGCCCCCTGCTCTTCAGCATCCTGGTGGTGCTCGCGCCGCTGGAGCTCTCCGGGCTCGGCTGGGGCGCGGCCGCCATAGGCGCGGTCTTTCTGGTCGGGGCGGGTTTCGAGGCCACGGTACATCCTCTGCTCGGGCGGGTCTCGGATCGCGCCGGTTACCGACTGCCGGTGCTCTCGGGCCTCGTGCTCTCCGCGCTGCTGCTGCTGGCGCTCCCGCTCGCGGGTGGGGCGTGGATAATAGCCCTGCTCGTCGTGCTCTGCGCCGGGGCCTTCAACTTCTCGCTCACCCCGGGCACGGCGCTGTTCACCAAGAGCTCCGAGCAGGCCGGTGTGGGACAGGCGCTGGGGTTCGGCGTCACCAATGTGGCCTGGGCCTCGGGCTTCGCCATTGGCGCCCCGGTGGGCGGCGCGCTCTCCGACGCGGGCGGCGACTCCCTAGCCTACCTCACGCTGGCCGGGGTCTGCGTGCTGGCGCTACTGTGGGTCAGGCGGGTGATCTGA
- the glmM gene encoding phosphoglucosamine mutase, producing MAQGRSPGVKFGTDGVRGVANTELTPEDALRLGYAAARVFGGQLLVGRDTRISGSMLAGALAAGVASGGGDVLDAGILPTPGVAALAPRLEASAGAVVSASHNPFPDNGIKFFSARGRKLPSETEREIERFVAEAGEPAPEVRPTSEGVGEVRRLDDASDRYVAGALKLLRPRAEGLKVRLDCANGAAYRAAPMLFSELGAEVSVAGAEPTGTNINDRCGSTNIGELDGRGADVSFAFDGDADRVLALDERGEVVDGDRIIALLARDMFERGVLAPAGAVVTVMSNLGFFKALDSLEIPYEVTPVGDRHVAETMYRDGASLGGEQSGHVILSDYVTTGDGLMTALAILDVMTRTGKPLSELAGVMDVYPQELINVRVAGTDLAQSLSESERVSGAVRDAESRLGSEGRILLRPSGTEPLVRVMVEHADPDTCREVCEAVAGVVEAAGSGGSGSRKTQEAKEAKQAKEVKEEEA from the coding sequence TTGGCACAGGGTCGTAGCCCCGGAGTGAAGTTCGGCACCGACGGGGTACGCGGCGTCGCCAACACCGAGCTCACCCCGGAAGACGCCCTGCGTCTCGGCTACGCCGCCGCGAGGGTCTTCGGAGGCCAGTTGCTGGTCGGGCGTGATACCCGGATCTCGGGCAGCATGCTCGCCGGGGCCCTGGCCGCGGGGGTCGCGAGCGGCGGGGGTGACGTCCTTGACGCCGGCATCCTGCCCACGCCCGGGGTAGCCGCCCTGGCCCCCAGACTCGAAGCCAGCGCGGGCGCGGTGGTCAGCGCCTCCCACAACCCGTTCCCGGATAACGGTATCAAGTTCTTCTCCGCGAGAGGCAGAAAGCTGCCGTCCGAGACCGAGCGCGAGATAGAGAGGTTCGTGGCGGAGGCCGGGGAGCCCGCCCCGGAGGTCCGCCCGACCTCGGAAGGGGTAGGGGAAGTGCGGCGGCTGGACGACGCCTCGGACCGGTACGTGGCGGGTGCTCTAAAGCTGCTCAGGCCCCGGGCGGAAGGGCTGAAGGTAAGGCTCGACTGCGCAAACGGCGCGGCATACCGCGCCGCGCCGATGCTCTTCTCCGAGCTCGGGGCCGAGGTGTCGGTCGCCGGGGCCGAGCCGACCGGGACGAACATCAACGACCGCTGCGGCTCTACCAACATAGGGGAGTTGGATGGCCGGGGGGCGGACGTCTCGTTCGCCTTCGACGGCGACGCCGACCGGGTGCTGGCGCTCGACGAGCGGGGCGAGGTCGTGGACGGGGACAGAATCATCGCTCTCCTGGCCCGGGACATGTTCGAGCGGGGTGTTCTTGCCCCCGCCGGGGCCGTGGTTACTGTGATGAGCAACCTCGGCTTCTTCAAGGCGCTGGACTCGCTCGAAATACCGTACGAGGTTACCCCGGTCGGGGACCGGCACGTCGCCGAGACCATGTACCGCGACGGCGCCTCGCTGGGAGGAGAGCAGTCCGGGCACGTTATACTCTCGGACTACGTCACCACTGGCGACGGGCTCATGACGGCGCTCGCCATCCTGGACGTGATGACGCGCACCGGCAAGCCGCTCTCGGAGCTCGCGGGGGTCATGGATGTGTACCCGCAGGAGCTGATAAACGTCCGGGTGGCGGGCACGGATCTGGCCCAGAGTCTCTCGGAGAGCGAGCGGGTCTCCGGTGCGGTGCGGGATGCCGAGTCCAGGCTCGGCTCCGAGGGCCGGATACTCCTGCGCCCGAGCGGGACAGAGCCCCTGGTGCGCGTGATGGTGGAACACGCCGACCCCGACACCTGCCGGGAGGTCTGCGAAGCGGTGGCCGGAGTCGTGGAGGCGGCGGGCTCGGGAGGTTCTGGGTCTAGAAAGACTCAAGAAGCCAAAGAGGCGAAACAGGCGAAAGAAGTGAAAGAGGAGGAAGCTTGA
- the hisIE gene encoding bifunctional phosphoribosyl-AMP cyclohydrolase/phosphoribosyl-ATP diphosphatase HisIE, with translation MDKLDELRFDETGLAPVVMQDAGTGEVLTLAYASREAVEKTLESGEAHFYSRSRGALWRKGETSGNTQKVAEVRLDCDSDSLLYKVHPEGPACHTGEHSCFYTTLAGEGVGVEKSPAGTETAGEMLDRLAATVSARRGSSPEESYTAKLLASGTNRVAQKVGEESVEVVISAMSDDRLAEESADLLYHLMVLLEERGVGFERVGEVLRDRHR, from the coding sequence ATGGACAAGCTAGACGAGCTACGCTTCGACGAGACGGGGCTTGCGCCGGTGGTAATGCAGGACGCCGGGACCGGCGAGGTGCTGACCCTGGCCTACGCCAGCCGCGAGGCCGTCGAGAAGACGCTGGAGAGCGGCGAGGCGCATTTCTACTCGCGCTCGCGCGGGGCGCTGTGGCGCAAGGGCGAGACTAGCGGCAACACCCAGAAGGTGGCCGAGGTCCGGCTGGACTGCGACTCGGACTCCTTGCTCTACAAGGTCCATCCGGAAGGCCCCGCCTGTCACACGGGCGAGCATAGCTGCTTCTACACCACGCTCGCGGGTGAGGGCGTGGGGGTCGAGAAAAGCCCTGCCGGGACTGAAACGGCGGGGGAGATGCTCGACCGGCTAGCCGCCACCGTCTCCGCCCGGCGCGGCTCTTCCCCGGAGGAGTCGTACACCGCCAAGCTCCTCGCCAGCGGCACGAACCGTGTCGCCCAGAAGGTCGGAGAGGAGTCGGTGGAGGTCGTGATCTCTGCCATGTCGGACGACCGGTTGGCTGAGGAGTCCGCCGACCTCCTGTACCATCTGATGGTTCTCCTGGAGGAGCGCGGCGTGGGCTTCGAGAGGGTCGGCGAGGTGCTGCGTGACCGGCACCGCTAG
- a CDS encoding DUF429 domain-containing protein, with translation MRFVGCALAWRPGEAEDRTSCLVVLDERGSLVANSFAGSAPEISTAVEGYVAENEGVVVAVDAPLSVPNARGTRQVERVLSKVALPAYSASRKMFGEGSTYAEELLASLEEIGIGYTDYPFLRDRDQRVAVEVDAAATLKVLAFERSREGSGNRSGGKNGRSGHGEKKNGAQEPEDPEQRLREMQEIKLRKGNKEARAVAIREAVELLWNTPGLRLRTNSLTADLDAPENLDLSRLEISQSLSHAQLDRAVSLVEGTLAAYTAYRHWKGRDGSLVVGAGDQGSLLLPAGPRLHERVAEECRTAKIPFV, from the coding sequence TTGAGGTTCGTTGGTTGCGCGCTGGCCTGGAGGCCGGGAGAGGCCGAGGACAGGACATCGTGTCTGGTGGTGCTGGACGAGCGTGGCAGCCTCGTCGCCAACTCTTTCGCCGGGAGTGCGCCTGAGATCTCCACGGCCGTGGAGGGCTACGTCGCCGAGAACGAGGGCGTGGTCGTGGCCGTGGACGCGCCGCTCTCGGTGCCGAACGCGCGTGGCACGCGTCAGGTAGAGCGGGTCCTGTCTAAAGTGGCGCTGCCCGCGTACTCCGCGAGCCGCAAGATGTTCGGCGAAGGCTCGACTTACGCCGAGGAACTCCTGGCCTCGCTGGAGGAGATCGGCATCGGTTATACCGACTATCCGTTCCTGCGCGACCGTGATCAGCGTGTCGCCGTCGAGGTAGACGCCGCGGCCACCTTGAAGGTCCTCGCCTTCGAGCGTAGCCGGGAAGGGTCCGGCAACCGCTCCGGCGGCAAAAATGGCCGCAGTGGCCACGGCGAGAAGAAGAATGGCGCTCAGGAGCCGGAGGACCCCGAGCAACGCCTGCGCGAGATGCAGGAGATCAAGCTCCGCAAGGGAAACAAGGAGGCCCGGGCCGTCGCTATCCGGGAGGCCGTGGAGCTTCTGTGGAACACGCCCGGTCTCAGGCTGCGCACCAACAGCCTCACCGCCGACCTGGACGCTCCGGAGAACCTGGACCTCTCCCGGCTGGAGATCTCCCAGAGCCTCTCCCACGCCCAGCTCGACCGGGCCGTAAGCCTCGTGGAGGGTACGCTCGCCGCCTACACCGCCTACCGGCACTGGAAGGGCCGCGACGGCTCCCTCGTCGTCGGCGCGGGAGACCAGGGCTCGCTGCTCCTGCCCGCCGGACCGCGGCTGCACGAGCGGGTGGCTGAGGAGTGCCGGACGGCGAAGATCCCGTTCGTCTAA
- a CDS encoding magnesium transporter CorA family protein produces MTQGLGLGPLVVEDCLSPLRMPKMDASGGGAFVAAFAVRLDRETPPAHLRAVELDLVIGENYLVTVRDGPVREIEEGLELRLRSMGDEAWSAGCGGGSGERLAHAALDALVDGHLPGLVSVATTAEELEEGLDPRNERASTAALENLILLRRDLSAFRRLAVAQQESLKRLGRWPRSQRGRLSDVADNQREAVDMGDATRDYVDGAVESYRMRRDERSEVGIRRLTVLAGIIGPLTLLAGWWGANFESIPGSGSEWGFTIFVGVQLVFVALAVWLMSRRGLL; encoded by the coding sequence TTGACGCAAGGGCTCGGCCTCGGGCCGCTGGTGGTCGAGGACTGCCTGTCTCCGTTGCGGATGCCCAAGATGGACGCCTCTGGCGGCGGCGCGTTCGTGGCCGCGTTCGCCGTGCGGCTAGACCGCGAAACGCCCCCGGCGCACTTGCGGGCTGTGGAGTTGGATCTCGTGATCGGCGAAAACTACCTCGTGACCGTGCGCGACGGCCCGGTGCGCGAGATAGAGGAGGGGTTAGAGCTCAGGTTGAGGTCTATGGGGGACGAGGCTTGGAGCGCGGGCTGCGGAGGGGGCTCCGGCGAGCGGCTCGCCCACGCCGCCCTGGATGCTCTGGTGGACGGGCATTTGCCGGGGTTGGTTAGCGTCGCCACCACCGCGGAAGAGCTCGAAGAAGGCCTGGACCCCCGGAACGAGCGGGCCTCGACCGCCGCGTTGGAGAATCTGATCCTGCTCCGACGCGATCTGTCCGCATTTCGGAGGCTGGCCGTGGCGCAGCAAGAGTCTCTGAAGCGGTTGGGGCGCTGGCCGCGGAGCCAGCGGGGTCGCCTTTCGGACGTGGCGGACAACCAGCGGGAGGCCGTGGACATGGGCGACGCCACCCGGGACTACGTGGACGGCGCGGTGGAGTCCTACCGCATGCGCCGAGATGAGCGTTCCGAGGTCGGAATCCGCCGGCTCACGGTGCTGGCCGGGATCATCGGCCCGCTGACGCTGCTCGCCGGATGGTGGGGGGCAAACTTCGAGAGCATCCCCGGCTCCGGCTCGGAGTGGGGCTTCACGATCTTCGTCGGGGTGCAGCTAGTGTTCGTGGCCCTCGCGGTGTGGCTGATGAGCCGGCGCGGGCTACTATAG